Within Sander lucioperca isolate FBNREF2018 chromosome 22, SLUC_FBN_1.2, whole genome shotgun sequence, the genomic segment ATCACATGATGTGATTACACACATAATCACTCATACATgcatgctaaatatgaagctacagccagcagctggttagcttagcttagcataaagagaagaaagcaaataaactttttttccaaaatgtcaaaccattTCTTTAACAGAAGAATATCATGATATGGTCCCAATAAGATTACACGTAAAGTAGTTCAGAAATTACTGTATATACATTGTTGTCCAGTCTTTTGTGGTTCAGAGAACAAGTTGTCATCTGGCgaggctaacattagcagttATTTGCAGCTGGAGCCCCCCCTTTCTAAAAATGTATGTCCTTATGACAGCGTCAGGTGCTTTCGATAAAAGCATCCAACAAATGCCAGACTGTGTTATGGGACGTTGGGTTAAATCCCAGCTGTGCTTGTGTTGCAGGTCTCTCCGTGAATACACAGATGGATCTTTGTGTGTTGCCTGTCACTCAGAATGTCGATCTCTCAATGGCTCTGCCTCCTGTCATGGCCCGGTAAGATTATTGCGTTGCTTACAGTCTTTgcataccaaaaaaaaaatctgaaaataccTCATCTACTCAACCATAATGATTTTTGACATTAAAGTAAATCAACCTTTTGGGCTATTAAACGTGATTGATTCTGGACAAGACCTCCACGCAAATGTGCAGTTGCACTTTAAATCTTATCCAGATTGTGTTCAGTCATTGCCATAACATATTGTCAGTGACAATAttcctttattattatttacaaatTAACCGCAACTGTTCATTCATGCGATCCTGCAGAGGAAAAGGCAATTGGAGATGTTTCTTTACCATGGTTGTCCATTGCAGAACAGAGTAGCTGTTTAATAAGTTGATCTTCAATGGAATATAATACTTAAAtactatgaaaataaaataaattgtgatGAAATGACTGGATAAtttgtctgtattttatttattgtaaaatgtttttattttaaatttatttttatttttacagtttgttgATTAAACAAACCATCCCGTGCTCTTTCACCACATGTCCAGCTGGTTTCTGCTGTAAAAACTaccaaataaactaaacaaatgGCCAAAAGATTCTAAATACATTCACCCCATTAtacctgtgtatgtgtgcaaaatgttttatgtattaactgttttgtctctgtgtgtcttcaGGGTGCAGAGCATTGTTCAGAGTGTCGACACTTCCAGGACGGTGAGTTTTGTGTGGATCATTGTCCCAGCGGTGTGAAGGAGGATCAGCAAACTGTGTGGAAGTACAGCAACGCTACAGGACACTGTCTCCCCTGCAACACCAACTGCACGCTGTCGTGAGTGGACACACATCAcaaacacacgcgcacacacacacacacacacacacacacacacacacacacacacacacacacacacacacacacacacacacacacacacacacaattagaaTGATTTCACACCCAGTGCTAATGTGTTTCAGCTGCACTGTGATGGATGAGAGAGGCTGCCCTATTGACACCAGGACAGGGTGAGCTGCTTCATCTTTTCAGATACTTAAATGATGTGATGGATTCTCTCAGTCCTTGTTTTGCGGAACCGGAGCTGTGTTGaactgtttttctctgtttagACCGGGTACAACCATTGCAGCTGCAGTGGGTGGGGTGGTGCTCTTCTTCATTCTGCTCGCTCTGCTGGTCTTCTACCTGAAGAGACAGAAGAAGCTCAGGAGGAAGGAGACAATGAGGAGGATACTACAAGAACATGAGGTGGGCACGGAACCCGATCACGGGTTACAAAGGCTGACGTTTTATCATTTAAGTTGTTTTATAGACAGAGGTGTTTATAAAACTGTGTTACAGCTTCGGTTGTGTAATGTTGAAACAGGTGGGAGTTTATTTGCTGGAAGTAAAATGCTGAACATAAATGAgacttaattgtttttaattcaaaatcAGGGCAAGATCTTAGGTTTTCCTTGGGTGTTGTAGTGTGTAATGAAGGAATCTGCTATCTGCCTACTTCATGTGTACAGCTCGTGGAGCCTTTGACACCCAGTGGCGCGTCACCCAATCAGGCTCAGATGCGTATCCTGAAGGAGACTGAGTTGAAAAAACTCAGGGTGCTGGGTGCAGGGGCCTTTGGCACTGTTTACAAGGTATGCATGTGAGCTAGATCTTTAACAGTACATTTATATTTAGCTTTAAGTCTTTGGTTAGTTTTTGAATGGCGGTGATTATTGTGTTTCAGGGCGTGTGGGCTCCTGATGGGGAAAATGTGAAAATACCAGTGGCCATCAAGGTGTTACGAGAGAACACCTCGCCAAAGGCCAATAAAGAGATCCTTGATGTGAGTAAAAGCcagatacatacataaatatttATAGTTCACATAAATACCTAACCTCTCAACATCTTTCCTCGGTCTTTCTTAGGAGGCCTATGTGATGGCAGGAGTGGCCAGCCCTTACGTTTGCCGGCTGCTGGGGATTTGTCTGACCTCCACGGTGCAGCTGGTCACTCAGCTGATGCCGTACGGCTGCCTCCTCGACTACGTCAGGGAGAACAAGGACCGCATTGGCTCCCAGTTCCTCCTCAACTGGTGTGTCCAGATCGCCAAGGTATGCAACGTAGAAACATGGTATCAACTTTTCATTTAGGTGCACTTACTTGTACTGCTGCTTGTTGTAGTAGAAGTAAATGTGTATATCTGTCATAGTAAAACAGCAGTGGCTGAATGTTGTTGATTTCTTTATTGCCATATTTTTCCTTTCAATTTTGATGTGTTATCAACATTTGTGAACACATGGATTTGTGGGTGATGgatctgtggtgtgtgtgttgtgtgtgtgtgtttgttgtgtgttgtgtgtgtgtgtgtgtgtgtgtgtaggggatGAGTTATCTAGAGGAAGTCCGGTTGGTCCACAGAGATTTGGCCGCCCGCAATGTTCTGGTCAAGAACCCAAACCATGTGAAGATCACTGACTTTGGTCTGGCCCGTCTGCTCGATATAGATGAGACTGAATATCACGCTGATGGAGGGAAGGTAGGACGGGGCTGTAGGAGCATCTGCACTGGGGGCAtttacaattatttatttattcaaaacTGACGTTCTATATCTTTGTTTTTAGGTGCCGATTAAATGGATGGCACTAGAGTCTATTCTGCACAGGAAGTTCACTCATCAGAGTGATGTCTGGAGCTACGGTTAGTATCACTCCGTGCTGGAATTGACATTGAAGACATAATGGTAAAACAAACGCTAACCCTGTGTTGCTGTTTGATCGGGCTGCAAAGTGAATTTCTCAGTTTTTCTGATGTAGCATGACACTATAAGGTgttccttttttagcaagtAAAGTTTTAATGAATTTTGGTGATTTtggaaaaatcttaattttggaACGAAAGCAGTTCATAGTATTTATTGCAATGCTTAAGAAAAGTAGTATTGAAGTTATAAGAATAGTTTGTATTAAATCTAAAAAGATGCATATGCAAGGAATACGTTTTTCAAACTGCTGTAAATcctcattttgaaaaaaatcctctgATCAATAATATCATAATAAATGCTGACTTAAATTGGTGTTTTGAACACCAACACACTGATTTTACGTAAAGCTTAATTTCATGCCAGTCATCTTTTCACAAGTCATTAGTAAACGACAGATTTTTCAATTGTTGTCTGTCATTTTGCTAGacattttttgtattgtgtTGTAATGATTCTGTTGTAATTGTACATTTCCTTCTCAGGTGTGACGGTCTGGGAGCTGATGACGTTTGGTGCTAAACCCTACGACATGATCCCAGCAAGAGAAATCCCAGATGTTTTAGAGGGAGGAGAACGGCTTCCCCAGCCCCTCATCTGCACCATTGACGTCTACATGATCATGGTCAAATGTCAGTAGTAAATATTTATCATTATTAATTACTGCCCCTAACAGAGTTACATATTGGTAGTTAGTTTCGAAGATGATTAATTGGCATCTCGATTTTTATGTTTGGATGGCAGGTTGGATGATTGACCCAGAAAGCAGACCGAGGTTCAAAGATCTGGTGAATGATTTTAGCGCCATGGCCAGGGATCCACCTCGCTATGTAGTCATTCAGGTACGTGAACATGTGTTTCATGTTgcaaatgttttactttttgtgaCTGTTTGCGATTATTTTATCATATAATGCTCATGTCATGTACATTGTAGCATGTTATTTTTCTCAAGTGTTCATGTTTGTGACAGTGTGGCTTTTTTTGGACTGTTTTTTTCCTTGAAAAGAGATATATTATGTCTATATTTGTAATCCATATTATGGATTACAAAATAGACATACTGTACTTACGTTCTCACTCTGTTTTCCATCGTGTTCTTCTTCCACTGTCTTGCAGAACGACGAGCAGATGAGCATGTCCAGCCCTGTGGACAGCCAGTTTTTCCGAATGCTTCTGGAGGAGGAAGGGAACAACATGAGGGAACTGCTGGATGCTGAGGAGTATCTGGTACCTCAGCCAAACCACTTCCCCAGGACTCAGGGAGACGGGGCATCCAGACACCAGTCATACAGGGTAATTTCTTCTTAATTCACACAACCATAAAGACCTGCAAACCTTTGACTGGCTGAATTCACCTTCTTGTCTGTATTTCAttcatctctcctctctgtctagcAGAGCAGAGATCAGGGCTTAGATGTTGAACCCTCCGTCGCCGGCGGCCCTCGGAGCATGTACTCCTCCCTGAGCACTCTTGGCCGCAGCCAGTACCCTACCTTACCTTTAGGGGCCAGCACCTCCAACGGCGTATGGGTCCCTCAGTACCCAACTCTGGCTCGCAGCCCCTCGGCCGGGGGCCAATCTGACTCGGTCTTCCTGGACGGGCCTCCAGATGAGCTGCCCCCAGCCAGCCCCGGACGCTACTGCAGAGACCCCACCTACTCCAACGGGAGCCAGGGCGACCTGGAGACAGACGGGCCAAACGGCTTTCATCCTTCTCATCACCTTAATCACTCACTGCCCAGACGGAGTCATGGGTATATTCATAATCATGTCTTGCCAGGTGAgcgaaaaaaaataacataaaaggAAGTGTTGAATCCCCGCATGTTTTGTTCTgacttttctttcttcctctatCTGTTTAGAGTACGTCAACCAGGAGATTCAGGATCTCAGGCCGGGGATCCCCGATCGGCCCAGCACGCTGCCTCGTAAAGGCTCCAGAGTAGACCGACGCCTCCCTAACGGCCTGAGCTCCGGTCATAGCGTAGAAAACCCGGGATACTTGGTCCCCGTAATTGTCGGGGCTGCCACCTCTCCAGCCTTTGACAACCCATATTACCTGGACCTCGTGGCCAAAGCCAACGCTGTAGCCAGGGCTGCAGCCTTGGACAGCCCTGAGACACtggagagagacggaggagtgCCCAGGCACGTGAACGGGTTTCTGACCTCCACGGCAGAGAATCCAGAGTATCTGGGACTAGCAGACACCTGGAGTGGATATACTTGAGGAGAGGGAATGGGAGTAATGTGATGAACAGAGCTTGTGTTCTACTGAGGGAAACAAGAAACGAGAGAACGGGAAGGTTAATATGTGTGAGACAGAAACAAGCTGGGTGTGTGATTTGATAGTGGGTATATTACGTTCATGTGGAACTGAATCAAGCACCCGAATCCAAACCGGTGGAGGTTGTCCAGTGAAAGTCACCAAATCACTGAGCTGTGACACACCATGACTCAACACAGTGTAGCATTATTCTGGTGTCTGTGGCATCATTTGTATTTCTGTCTTCCCTGTCAGCAATCTGTGCTCTCTGTGTGATTTTTAAGTGCCAAAAAAAGAAGTTCACTCAGCCTCTGTATATAACTCCGGTACTTGATAAGCAAAGGAGTTCACATGGTCAAAAACCCAACATGGTACGAGAAGGGTCTAATAATCACAAAATTCAACATTCAATTGGATAAATGAATgcatattatttttaaatgttcatttaACTCGTTTTAATGTCTGTGGTTGTTTTTACTACACGTGAAGCATTTTTTCGTATTGTGCTATGTTATTCCATATGCTACCCAGCTAGttagagaaaaaaacataaagaatACTTTGACATAGTGAGCCGGGATATGCATTGAAGGTGATGTTTAGTATTCTGGTCACTTTGTTTCTGACCTGATGGAGGGGGGGGTCTTCAACACACTAAAAGCCATTTTGTTTAGGCCAGAGAAAGCCCAGCAGCCCATCTGGCCAGTAAACATGCTCCCTGAAAGAAAGGCTTCCTGTATGGAGAAGACGAGAGGCATTGTGCCACACTGATGTATGTGGTTGTTAGTGTCTTGGCTGCAGCTACTTTGTGGTACAAGATACGAGGTGCTAGCAGACTTTTTACGCTGCAAATACCtccaaattatgtttttgttttcaaaacaAAGTGTACTTTTCACTAAGCTAGAGCCAACTTTTCAGGGATTTATGATTTTGCAAACAATTAGGGAAGATTGTGTGAATTTTGAATTACGCACAATGTACTACGTGGTATGATACTGCATACAGTATGCCCCCCAGGCTTGTGTTATCACAATGAGTCTTTTGGTTTTGGTGGCCTTTCACTGTGCAAGAAAGCAGTACAAGTTATTGGTGCATATATTCCACAAGGAGAAGAAACTGCATGTATGTATACAAGTGTTTGTTGCCCTTTATGGAACAAAAAGCAGTTCAGCGGTTTTGTGCTTTTGTGTAAAAGTGAGCACTAGACACTGGAGCTGAATGTGAATCTGGGGAGGCAAAAACATCGCTCTGCTTGGTTTGGATAATCAATGCGTGGCTCAACTTGCACTCAGAGAGAACACACTGGCATCCCAGTTAATAatcaacagtattttttttaagagtgCTTTTTCATGCTAACTGGTGTTGGGGCTGGGGGAGGTCAAAACTGAGTCAATAGAGCCATTGTCTGACCCTATCCATGTTTGAAAGTCCGCGCTTCCCCAACTCGCACGTCCCAACGACTGATGTTGTTGTCACAATtttgaaaagagagaaaaaggggtTTCCTTCCGCAGAGGTTTGGAGCTCGGCCACAGAATGTTTGGGATTCAAAACCCTGAAACAAATCTTGAAACAATTGACTGGGTTGTTGAGATGTGTACAACTGTCCACACCCCTCCTTTAACACATCACTTTAACTCTGAAAGTCTTTTTGAGGTTCTCATACGGGTTTTCTAGAGTTTTGTTCCAGAAAAAGGATCTCTAAAAATGAAACCTGATTTTATATAACAATCTCTTACataaaaatgacatgtttttataaaaacatcagattttattttattaccctCAGCTATCATATACTAACATTGTTTAGAATTTAATTATTATTGAGTGATAAGATTCACAGAGCAGctctcccacccccctcccccccccatatatatatataatagatatACAATATAGTGTTTTGGATTAAAACCCTTCACATGTATTGTTGTTGTCAGGTGAAGACCTCATATCTCCACATAAAAGAACaaataagaagaaaaagcaGACTGTAGATtgacttaaatgttttttttctcagagaAGCATGCAACCCTTAAATTGAAATTAAAGGTGCATCCCTGACTTTTACCCAATATTACCCAATAGCACTATTGAATCCCTAAAACTTtcaaagttacattttaaaacatcAACCCAAATTTGTGAAAAATGTTTGGGGTGCTATTGGGCattctaaaaaaagaaatcgaAACATCACCTCTGTTGGAGATACAAGGTTTTCACAGGATCATAAcaatgttaaagtgcccatattatgctcattttcaggtgcATAATtatattttgaggttgtaccagaataggtttacatggtttaattttcaaaaaacaccctCTGTCtggagctctctgttttagctacagagtgaggcattgcacttctatcccatctttgttgggagtcgcacatacgcagtatctaggtaaggactactagctagaagctagcgctAAGCGCTGCTAGcagttagccacctcgttctcaatggcaaaacactgctacaacacacacgagttcaccctaatctacaaaataaattgtatagaactacttacatgtccctcgtctgcaggtattccacacaaagttggaagtgcgccttcgtttagaagaagtctttcggctaatcctgccttgtactgaccgaagttggagaaacagctagctgatgtggtattagctaaagtagttagcacacaccaaatgtttcggacgattttgaccagctcacccggagactgaaggcaggatacattcagaaacccgtatctcactcaaaatagcatggatgttttttttccaagtttgtatgcgtgtggaagcaccagagacacaaaataacaccccaaatcccagaaaaaagtgatttttttttcataatatggacaCTTTAAAGCACAACTCCCAGATGGTCCCACTTCCTTTAAGAATGTGATCATTTTTCTAGATATTATGAGACCTTCTGTACAATCACAGTTGATGT encodes:
- the erbb2 gene encoding receptor tyrosine-protein kinase erbB-2 isoform X2; its protein translation is MEAARSLVFVGAVLLAVTGTLGREVCLGTDMKLDLPSSLENHYETLRLLYTGCQVVHGNLEITHLHGDPDLSFLQGIVEVQGYVLVAHVSVSLLPLDNLRIIRGSQLYNSSYALAVLDNTLGGQGLRTLRLRSLTEILLGGVYIWGNPQLCFPDPQNIIWRDTLDEQNIHARLHKLQLRAPKCPSCSSVCGKSCWGETAQDCQTLTRIQCASGCQRCKGPLPNDCCHLQCAAGCTGPKDSDCLACRHFNDSGVCKENCPPPTIYDPSTYQTKPNPNKKFNFGATCVKTCPYNYLAMEVACTLVCPRANQEVIVAHPDGNEMQKCEKCEGDCPKVCYGLGMDNLGVMDNHGIIMVTSTNVEQFNKCKKIFGSLAFLPQSFASDPVSNTSGLTLEQLSAFKRLEEITGYLYIDAWPEEWTNLSVFENLKVIRGRMLYKGVFSLAIQNLHIRSLGLRSLRSVSGGLVLLHNNSQLCYTSSLPWDSLLHPTQGPHRIVSKNQDAQLCEEEGRVCHPLCEGGCWGPGPSQCASCKAFQRATECVEQCDVYQGSLREYTDGSLCVACHSECRSLNGSASCHGPGAEHCSECRHFQDGEFCVDHCPSGVKEDQQTVWKYSNATGHCLPCNTNCTLSCTVMDERGCPIDTRTGPGTTIAAAVGGVVLFFILLALLVFYLKRQKKLRRKETMRRILQEHELVEPLTPSGASPNQAQMRILKETELKKLRVLGAGAFGTVYKGVWAPDGENVKIPVAIKVLRENTSPKANKEILDEAYVMAGVASPYVCRLLGICLTSTVQLVTQLMPYGCLLDYVRENKDRIGSQFLLNWCVQIAKGMSYLEEVRLVHRDLAARNVLVKNPNHVKITDFGLARLLDIDETEYHADGGKVPIKWMALESILHRKFTHQSDVWSYGVTVWELMTFGAKPYDMIPAREIPDVLEGGERLPQPLICTIDVYMIMVKCWMIDPESRPRFKDLVNDFSAMARDPPRYVVIQNDEQMSMSSPVDSQFFRMLLEEEGNNMRELLDAEEYLVPQPNHFPRTQGDGASRHQSYRSRDQGLDVEPSVAGGPRSMYSSLSTLGRSQYPTLPLGASTSNGVWVPQYPTLARSPSAGGQSDSVFLDGPPDELPPASPGRYCRDPTYSNGSQGDLETDGPNGFHPSHHLNHSLPRRSHGYIHNHVLPEYVNQEIQDLRPGIPDRPSTLPRKGSRVDRRLPNGLSSGHSVENPGYLVPVIVGAATSPAFDNPYYLDLVAKANAVARAAALDSPETLERDGGVPRHVNGFLTSTAENPEYLGLADTWSGYT
- the erbb2 gene encoding receptor tyrosine-protein kinase erbB-2 isoform X1; the encoded protein is MEAARSLVFVGAVLLAVTGTLGREVCLGTDMKLDLPSSLENHYETLRLLYTGCQVVHGNLEITHLHGDPDLSFLQGIVEVQGYVLVAHVSVSLLPLDNLRIIRGSQLYNSSYALAVLDNTLGGQGLRTLRLRSLTEILLGGVYIWGNPQLCFPDPQNIIWRDTLDEQNIHARLHKLQLRAPKCPSCSSVCGKSCWGETAQDCQTLTRIQCASGCQRCKGPLPNDCCHLQCAAGCTGPKDSDCLACRHFNDSGVCKENCPPPTIYDPSTYQTKPNPNKKFNFGATCVKTCPYNYLAMEVACTLVCPRANQEVIVAHPDGNEMQKCEKCEGDCPKVCYGLGMDNLGVMDNHGIIMVTSTNVEQFNKCKKIFGSLAFLPQSFASDPVSNTSGLTLEQLSAFKRLEEITGYLYIDAWPEEWTNLSVFENLKVIRGRMLYKGVFSLAIQNLHIRSLGLRSLRSVSGGLVLLHNNSQLCYTSSLPWDSLLHPTQGPHRIVSKNQDAQLCEEEGRVCHPLCEGGCWGPGPSQCASCKAFQRATECVEQCDVYQGSLREYTDGSLCVACHSECRSLNGSASCHGPGAEHCSECRHFQDGEFCVDHCPSGVKEDQQTVWKYSNATGHCLPCNTNCTLSCTVMDERGCPIDTRTGPGTTIAAAVGGVVLFFILLALLVFYLKRQKKLRRKETMRRILQEHELVEPLTPSGASPNQAQMRILKETELKKLRVLGAGAFGTVYKGVWAPDGENVKIPVAIKVLRENTSPKANKEILDEAYVMAGVASPYVCRLLGICLTSTVQLVTQLMPYGCLLDYVRENKDRIGSQFLLNWCVQIAKGMSYLEEVRLVHRDLAARNVLVKNPNHVKITDFGLARLLDIDETEYHADGGKVPIKWMALESILHRKFTHQSDVWSYGVTVWELMTFGAKPYDMIPAREIPDVLEGGERLPQPLICTIDVYMIMVKCWMIDPESRPRFKDLVNDFSAMARDPPRYVVIQNDEQMSMSSPVDSQFFRMLLEEEGNNMRELLDAEEYLVPQPNHFPRTQGDGASRHQSYRQSRDQGLDVEPSVAGGPRSMYSSLSTLGRSQYPTLPLGASTSNGVWVPQYPTLARSPSAGGQSDSVFLDGPPDELPPASPGRYCRDPTYSNGSQGDLETDGPNGFHPSHHLNHSLPRRSHGYIHNHVLPEYVNQEIQDLRPGIPDRPSTLPRKGSRVDRRLPNGLSSGHSVENPGYLVPVIVGAATSPAFDNPYYLDLVAKANAVARAAALDSPETLERDGGVPRHVNGFLTSTAENPEYLGLADTWSGYT